In one Desulfuribacillus stibiiarsenatis genomic region, the following are encoded:
- a CDS encoding 5-formyltetrahydrofolate cyclo-ligase, with product MKVRKRTLRQEMLLQRMKVSKQSRVKKSAVILERLKALEEIQQAKRVMVYVNFQDEVETKDFIQYLWDKNIEVIVPLSDPKSRELHPSLLYSFEELAPGNFGVLEPIKQAIRIVDVDTLDVIIVPGLAFDRHGGRIGYGAGYYDRFFERTPNATIIAVAFDEQIISEVPMENHDKRIPLIITDQEFIETKFVL from the coding sequence GTGAAGGTTAGAAAGAGAACATTACGCCAAGAAATGCTACTACAACGAATGAAAGTTAGTAAGCAAAGCAGAGTGAAGAAGTCTGCAGTAATTCTTGAGCGATTAAAGGCTTTAGAAGAAATTCAGCAAGCCAAAAGGGTAATGGTATACGTGAATTTTCAAGATGAAGTAGAGACTAAAGATTTCATCCAATACCTTTGGGATAAAAATATAGAAGTTATCGTGCCACTCAGTGATCCTAAGTCACGGGAGCTACACCCTTCCTTATTATACAGCTTTGAGGAACTAGCTCCTGGGAATTTCGGTGTACTTGAGCCTATCAAACAAGCAATTCGTATCGTGGATGTGGACACATTGGATGTTATTATCGTTCCTGGTCTTGCATTTGATCGACATGGTGGAAGGATTGGTTATGGCGCTGGTTACTATGATCGGTTTTTTGAGCGCACACCGAATGCTACCATCATAGCCGTTGCATTTGATGAACAAATAATTTCTGAAGTACCAATGGAGAATCATGATAAACGCATTCCATTAATTATTACAGACCAAGAATTTATTGAAACAAAATTTGTTCTATAG